A region from the Chionomys nivalis chromosome 22, mChiNiv1.1, whole genome shotgun sequence genome encodes:
- the Marchf7 gene encoding E3 ubiquitin-protein ligase MARCHF7 isoform X1, which produces MESKPSRIPRRISVQPSGSLSTRMVSGNRGAGLNDPYHSRDSSFRLDSEYQSASASASPFQSTWYSESEITQGARSRAQNPQRDHDSKRPKLSCTNCTSTSAGRNTGSGLNTVSDSSWRHSQVPRSSSMVLGSFGTDLIRERRDLERRTDSSISNLMDYNHRSGDFTTSSYVQERVPSSYSQGARPKENSVSNLQLNSSSTNHQLPSEHQTISSSRDSSRNSFRSHFSPRQSESFRNASHPTFSYLSSRDDTPVISNSERVSSSRRPFQESSDNEGRRTTRRLLSRIASSMSSTFFSRRSGQDSLNTRSLSSDNYISPRTLTSQSRSNGASSSEVSDSRTSEASQGFRFLRRRWGLSSLSQNHSSEPDAGNFNQESEGRSTGPWLSSSLRNRCTPLFSRRRREGRDESSRISVSDVPPRSHLFRRESNEVVHLEAPSDPLEAAANRPQASGAASSVSAGGPTPDLPQGGRSTGLAGILPGSLFRFAVPPTLGSSLTDNVMITVDIIPSGWNAADGKSDKAKSAPSRDPEKLQKIKESLLLEDSEEEEGDLCRICQMAAASSSNLLIEPCKCTGSLQYVHQECMKKWLQAKINSGSSLEAVTTCELCKEKLQLNLEDFDIHELHRAHANEQAEYEFISSGLYLVVLLHLCEQSFSDMMGNTIEPSTRVRFINLARTLQAHMEDLETSEDESEEDGDHNRTFDIA; this is translated from the exons ATGGAGTCTAAACCTTCCAGGATTCCAAGAAGAATTTCTGTTCAACCCTCTGGCTCTTTAAGTACTAGGATGGTGTCTGGAAACAGAGGAGCTGGTTTAAATGATCCCTATCACTCTAGAGACTCTTCCTTTAGACTGGATTCTGAATATCAG TCAGCATCAGCATCTGCATCACCATTCCAGTCTACATGGTATAGTGAATCTGAGATAACTCAGGGAGCACGATCGAGAGCACAAAACCCACAACGGGATCATGATTCAAAAAGACCTAAACTTTCTTGTACAAACTGTACATCTACCTCAGCTGGGAGAAATACTGGAAGTGGCTTAAATACAGTATCAG ATTCTTCTTGGAGGCATAGTCAAGTTCCCAGATCTTCATCAATGGTACTTGGTTCATTTGGAACAGACCTGATTAGAGAAAGGAGAGATTTGGAGAGGAGAACAGATTCCTCCATTAGCAATCTTATGGATTATAATCACCGAAGTGGTGATTTCACAACTTCATCAT ATGTTCAAGAAAGAGTTCCTTCTTCATATTCACAGGGAGCAAGACCAAAAGAGAATTCAGTGAGCAATTTACAGTTGAATTCATCATCTACCAATCACCAATTGCCTTCTGAACATCAAACAATATCAAGTTCTAGGGACTCTAGCAGAAATTCTTTCAGATCACATTTTTCTCCAAGACAATCAGAATCTTTTCGAAATGCTTCACATCCCacattttcatatctttcaagtAGAGATGATACCCCAGTTATAAGCAATTCAGAAAGGGTTAGTTCATCTCGGAGACCATTTCAAGAATCTTCTGACAATGAAGGTAGGCGTACTACTAGAAGATTGCTGTCACGGATAGCTTCTAGCATGTCATCAACTTTTTTTTCACGAAGATCTGGTCAAGATTCCTTGAATACAAGATCATTGAGTTCTGATAATTATATTTCTCCAAGAACCTTGACTTCACAGTCTCGGAGTAATGGAGCATCGTCCTCTGAAGTCAGTGATAGCAGGACGTCTGAAGCTTCTCAGGGATTTAGATTCCTTAGGCGAAGGTGGGGTTTGTCATCTCTTAGCCAAAATCATAGCTCTGAACCAGATGCGGGAAATTTTAATCAAGAATCAGAAGGTAGAAGTACAGGACCGTGGTTGTCTTCCTCCCTTAGAAATAGATGCACACCTTTGTTCTCTAGGAGGAGGCGAGAGGGAAGAGATGAATCTTCAAGGATATCTGTGTCAGATGTCCCACCTAGATCTCATCTTTTTAGAAGAGAATCAAATGAAGTGGTTCACCTTGAAGCACCAAGTGATCCCCTTGAGGCTGCTGCCAACAGACCACAAGCATCTGGAGCAGCAAGCAGTGTCTCTGCTGGTGGCCCCACACCAGATCTGCCTCAGGGTGGAAGAAGTACAGGACTAGCAGGGATTCTTCCTGGTTCCCTATTCCGGTTTGCGGTCCCACCAACACTCGGAAGCAGTCTGACTGACAATGTCATGATTACTGTAGATATTATTCCTTCAGGCTGGAACGCAGCTGATGGGAAAAGTGATAAAGCTAAAAGTGCACCTTCAAGAGACCCAGAAAAactgcaaaaaataaaagaaag CCTCCTTTTAGAGGActctgaagaagaagaaggagacttATGTAGAATTTGTCAAATGGCAGCTGCATCGTCATCTAATTTACTGATAGAGCCATGCAAATGCACAGGGAGTCTGCAGTATGTCCATCAAGAGTGTATGAAAAAGTGGTTACAGGCCAAAATTAATTCTG GTTCTTCATTAGAAGCTGTAACCACCTGTGAACTCTGTAAAGAGAAGTTGCAACTTAACCTGGAGGATTTTGATATTCATGAACTACATAGAGCTCATGCAAATGAACAA GCTGAGTATGAGTTCATCAGCTCTGGTCTCTACCTAGTTGTCTTACTGCACTTGTGTGAGCAAAGCTTTTCTGATATGATGGGAAACACAATTGAACCAAGCACTCGTGTTCGA TTTATTAACCTTGCAAGAACTCTTCAGGCACATATGGAAGATCTCGAAA CTTCAGAGGATGAGTCTGAAGAAGATGGAGACCATAACAGAACATTTGATATTGCCTAA
- the Marchf7 gene encoding E3 ubiquitin-protein ligase MARCHF7 isoform X3, producing the protein MESKPSRIPRRISVQPSGSLSTRMVSGNRGAGLNDPYHSRDSSFRLDSEYQSASASASPFQSTWYSESEITQGARSRAQNPQRDHDSKRPKLSCTNCTSTSAGRNTGSGLNTVSDSSWRHSQVPRSSSMVLGSFGTDLIRERRDLERRTDSSISNLMDYNHRSGDFTTSSYVQERVPSSYSQGARPKENSVSNLQLNSSSTNHQLPSEHQTISSSRDSSRNSFRSHFSPRQSESFRNASHPTFSYLSSRDDTPVISNSERVSSSRRPFQESSDNEGRRTTRRLLSRIASSMSSTFFSRRSGQDSLNTRSLSSDNYISPRTLTSQSRSNGASSSEVSDSRTSEASQGFRFLRRRWGLSSLSQNHSSEPDAGNFNQESEGRSTGPWLSSSLRNRCTPLFSRRRREGRDESSRISVSDVPPRSHLFRRESNEVVHLEAPSDPLEAAANRPQASGAASSVSAGGPTPDLPQGGRSTGLAGILPGSLFRFAVPPTLGSSLTDNVMITVDIIPSGWNAADGKSDKAKSAPSRDPEKLQKIKESLLLEDSEEEEGDLCRICQMAAASSSNLLIEPCKCTGSLQYVHQECMKKWLQAKINSGSSLEAVTTCELCKEKLQLNLEDFDIHELHRAHANEQAEYEFISSGLYLVVLLHLCEQSFSDMMGNTIEPSTRVRLQRMSLKKMETITEHLILPNFL; encoded by the exons ATGGAGTCTAAACCTTCCAGGATTCCAAGAAGAATTTCTGTTCAACCCTCTGGCTCTTTAAGTACTAGGATGGTGTCTGGAAACAGAGGAGCTGGTTTAAATGATCCCTATCACTCTAGAGACTCTTCCTTTAGACTGGATTCTGAATATCAG TCAGCATCAGCATCTGCATCACCATTCCAGTCTACATGGTATAGTGAATCTGAGATAACTCAGGGAGCACGATCGAGAGCACAAAACCCACAACGGGATCATGATTCAAAAAGACCTAAACTTTCTTGTACAAACTGTACATCTACCTCAGCTGGGAGAAATACTGGAAGTGGCTTAAATACAGTATCAG ATTCTTCTTGGAGGCATAGTCAAGTTCCCAGATCTTCATCAATGGTACTTGGTTCATTTGGAACAGACCTGATTAGAGAAAGGAGAGATTTGGAGAGGAGAACAGATTCCTCCATTAGCAATCTTATGGATTATAATCACCGAAGTGGTGATTTCACAACTTCATCAT ATGTTCAAGAAAGAGTTCCTTCTTCATATTCACAGGGAGCAAGACCAAAAGAGAATTCAGTGAGCAATTTACAGTTGAATTCATCATCTACCAATCACCAATTGCCTTCTGAACATCAAACAATATCAAGTTCTAGGGACTCTAGCAGAAATTCTTTCAGATCACATTTTTCTCCAAGACAATCAGAATCTTTTCGAAATGCTTCACATCCCacattttcatatctttcaagtAGAGATGATACCCCAGTTATAAGCAATTCAGAAAGGGTTAGTTCATCTCGGAGACCATTTCAAGAATCTTCTGACAATGAAGGTAGGCGTACTACTAGAAGATTGCTGTCACGGATAGCTTCTAGCATGTCATCAACTTTTTTTTCACGAAGATCTGGTCAAGATTCCTTGAATACAAGATCATTGAGTTCTGATAATTATATTTCTCCAAGAACCTTGACTTCACAGTCTCGGAGTAATGGAGCATCGTCCTCTGAAGTCAGTGATAGCAGGACGTCTGAAGCTTCTCAGGGATTTAGATTCCTTAGGCGAAGGTGGGGTTTGTCATCTCTTAGCCAAAATCATAGCTCTGAACCAGATGCGGGAAATTTTAATCAAGAATCAGAAGGTAGAAGTACAGGACCGTGGTTGTCTTCCTCCCTTAGAAATAGATGCACACCTTTGTTCTCTAGGAGGAGGCGAGAGGGAAGAGATGAATCTTCAAGGATATCTGTGTCAGATGTCCCACCTAGATCTCATCTTTTTAGAAGAGAATCAAATGAAGTGGTTCACCTTGAAGCACCAAGTGATCCCCTTGAGGCTGCTGCCAACAGACCACAAGCATCTGGAGCAGCAAGCAGTGTCTCTGCTGGTGGCCCCACACCAGATCTGCCTCAGGGTGGAAGAAGTACAGGACTAGCAGGGATTCTTCCTGGTTCCCTATTCCGGTTTGCGGTCCCACCAACACTCGGAAGCAGTCTGACTGACAATGTCATGATTACTGTAGATATTATTCCTTCAGGCTGGAACGCAGCTGATGGGAAAAGTGATAAAGCTAAAAGTGCACCTTCAAGAGACCCAGAAAAactgcaaaaaataaaagaaag CCTCCTTTTAGAGGActctgaagaagaagaaggagacttATGTAGAATTTGTCAAATGGCAGCTGCATCGTCATCTAATTTACTGATAGAGCCATGCAAATGCACAGGGAGTCTGCAGTATGTCCATCAAGAGTGTATGAAAAAGTGGTTACAGGCCAAAATTAATTCTG GTTCTTCATTAGAAGCTGTAACCACCTGTGAACTCTGTAAAGAGAAGTTGCAACTTAACCTGGAGGATTTTGATATTCATGAACTACATAGAGCTCATGCAAATGAACAA GCTGAGTATGAGTTCATCAGCTCTGGTCTCTACCTAGTTGTCTTACTGCACTTGTGTGAGCAAAGCTTTTCTGATATGATGGGAAACACAATTGAACCAAGCACTCGTGTTCGA CTTCAGAGGATGAGTCTGAAGAAGATGGAGACCATAACAGAACATTTGATATTGCCTAACTTCCTTTAA
- the Marchf7 gene encoding E3 ubiquitin-protein ligase MARCHF7 isoform X2, with the protein MESKPSRIPRRISVQPSGSLSTRMVSGNRGAGLNDPYHSRDSSFRLDSEYQSASASASPFQSTWYSESEITQGARSRAQNPQRDHDSKRPKLSCTNCTSTSAGRNTGSGLNTVSDSSWRHSQVPRSSSMVLGSFGTDLIRERRDLERRTDSSISNLMDYNHRSGDFTTSSYVQERVPSSYSQGARPKENSVSNLQLNSSSTNHQLPSEHQTISSSRDSSRNSFRSHFSPRQSESFRNASHPTFSYLSSRDDTPVISNSERVSSSRRPFQESSDNEGRRTTRRLLSRIASSMSSTFFSRRSGQDSLNTRSLSSDNYISPRTLTSQSRSNGASSSEVSDSRTSEASQGFRFLRRRWGLSSLSQNHSSEPDAGNFNQESEGRSTGPWLSSSLRNRCTPLFSRRRREGRDESSRISVSDVPPRSHLFRRESNEVVHLEAPSDPLEAAANRPQASGAASSVSAGGPTPDLPQGGRSTGLAGILPGSLFRFAVPPTLGSSLTDNVMITVDIIPSGWNAADGKSDKAKSAPSRDPEKLQKIKESLLLEDSEEEEGDLCRICQMAAASSSNLLIEPCKCTGSLQYVHQECMKKWLQAKINSGSSLEAVTTCELCKEKLQLNLEDFDIHELHRAHANEQAEYEFISSGLYLVVLLHLCEQSFSDMMGNTIEPSTRVRFINLARTLQAHMEDLETVISQILLSFRG; encoded by the exons ATGGAGTCTAAACCTTCCAGGATTCCAAGAAGAATTTCTGTTCAACCCTCTGGCTCTTTAAGTACTAGGATGGTGTCTGGAAACAGAGGAGCTGGTTTAAATGATCCCTATCACTCTAGAGACTCTTCCTTTAGACTGGATTCTGAATATCAG TCAGCATCAGCATCTGCATCACCATTCCAGTCTACATGGTATAGTGAATCTGAGATAACTCAGGGAGCACGATCGAGAGCACAAAACCCACAACGGGATCATGATTCAAAAAGACCTAAACTTTCTTGTACAAACTGTACATCTACCTCAGCTGGGAGAAATACTGGAAGTGGCTTAAATACAGTATCAG ATTCTTCTTGGAGGCATAGTCAAGTTCCCAGATCTTCATCAATGGTACTTGGTTCATTTGGAACAGACCTGATTAGAGAAAGGAGAGATTTGGAGAGGAGAACAGATTCCTCCATTAGCAATCTTATGGATTATAATCACCGAAGTGGTGATTTCACAACTTCATCAT ATGTTCAAGAAAGAGTTCCTTCTTCATATTCACAGGGAGCAAGACCAAAAGAGAATTCAGTGAGCAATTTACAGTTGAATTCATCATCTACCAATCACCAATTGCCTTCTGAACATCAAACAATATCAAGTTCTAGGGACTCTAGCAGAAATTCTTTCAGATCACATTTTTCTCCAAGACAATCAGAATCTTTTCGAAATGCTTCACATCCCacattttcatatctttcaagtAGAGATGATACCCCAGTTATAAGCAATTCAGAAAGGGTTAGTTCATCTCGGAGACCATTTCAAGAATCTTCTGACAATGAAGGTAGGCGTACTACTAGAAGATTGCTGTCACGGATAGCTTCTAGCATGTCATCAACTTTTTTTTCACGAAGATCTGGTCAAGATTCCTTGAATACAAGATCATTGAGTTCTGATAATTATATTTCTCCAAGAACCTTGACTTCACAGTCTCGGAGTAATGGAGCATCGTCCTCTGAAGTCAGTGATAGCAGGACGTCTGAAGCTTCTCAGGGATTTAGATTCCTTAGGCGAAGGTGGGGTTTGTCATCTCTTAGCCAAAATCATAGCTCTGAACCAGATGCGGGAAATTTTAATCAAGAATCAGAAGGTAGAAGTACAGGACCGTGGTTGTCTTCCTCCCTTAGAAATAGATGCACACCTTTGTTCTCTAGGAGGAGGCGAGAGGGAAGAGATGAATCTTCAAGGATATCTGTGTCAGATGTCCCACCTAGATCTCATCTTTTTAGAAGAGAATCAAATGAAGTGGTTCACCTTGAAGCACCAAGTGATCCCCTTGAGGCTGCTGCCAACAGACCACAAGCATCTGGAGCAGCAAGCAGTGTCTCTGCTGGTGGCCCCACACCAGATCTGCCTCAGGGTGGAAGAAGTACAGGACTAGCAGGGATTCTTCCTGGTTCCCTATTCCGGTTTGCGGTCCCACCAACACTCGGAAGCAGTCTGACTGACAATGTCATGATTACTGTAGATATTATTCCTTCAGGCTGGAACGCAGCTGATGGGAAAAGTGATAAAGCTAAAAGTGCACCTTCAAGAGACCCAGAAAAactgcaaaaaataaaagaaag CCTCCTTTTAGAGGActctgaagaagaagaaggagacttATGTAGAATTTGTCAAATGGCAGCTGCATCGTCATCTAATTTACTGATAGAGCCATGCAAATGCACAGGGAGTCTGCAGTATGTCCATCAAGAGTGTATGAAAAAGTGGTTACAGGCCAAAATTAATTCTG GTTCTTCATTAGAAGCTGTAACCACCTGTGAACTCTGTAAAGAGAAGTTGCAACTTAACCTGGAGGATTTTGATATTCATGAACTACATAGAGCTCATGCAAATGAACAA GCTGAGTATGAGTTCATCAGCTCTGGTCTCTACCTAGTTGTCTTACTGCACTTGTGTGAGCAAAGCTTTTCTGATATGATGGGAAACACAATTGAACCAAGCACTCGTGTTCGA TTTATTAACCTTGCAAGAACTCTTCAGGCACATATGGAAGATCTCGAAA CGGTAATAAGCCAGATTCTACTCAG CTTCAGAGGATGA
- the Marchf7 gene encoding E3 ubiquitin-protein ligase MARCHF7 isoform X5, with amino-acid sequence MESKPSRIPRRISVQPSGSLSTRMVSGNRGAGLNDPYHSRDSSFRLDSEYQSASASASPFQSTWYSESEITQGARSRAQNPQRDHDSKRPKLSCTNCTSTSAGRNTGSGLNTVSDVQERVPSSYSQGARPKENSVSNLQLNSSSTNHQLPSEHQTISSSRDSSRNSFRSHFSPRQSESFRNASHPTFSYLSSRDDTPVISNSERVSSSRRPFQESSDNEGRRTTRRLLSRIASSMSSTFFSRRSGQDSLNTRSLSSDNYISPRTLTSQSRSNGASSSEVSDSRTSEASQGFRFLRRRWGLSSLSQNHSSEPDAGNFNQESEGRSTGPWLSSSLRNRCTPLFSRRRREGRDESSRISVSDVPPRSHLFRRESNEVVHLEAPSDPLEAAANRPQASGAASSVSAGGPTPDLPQGGRSTGLAGILPGSLFRFAVPPTLGSSLTDNVMITVDIIPSGWNAADGKSDKAKSAPSRDPEKLQKIKESLLLEDSEEEEGDLCRICQMAAASSSNLLIEPCKCTGSLQYVHQECMKKWLQAKINSGSSLEAVTTCELCKEKLQLNLEDFDIHELHRAHANEQAEYEFISSGLYLVVLLHLCEQSFSDMMGNTIEPSTRVRLQRMSLKKMETITEHLILPNFL; translated from the exons ATGGAGTCTAAACCTTCCAGGATTCCAAGAAGAATTTCTGTTCAACCCTCTGGCTCTTTAAGTACTAGGATGGTGTCTGGAAACAGAGGAGCTGGTTTAAATGATCCCTATCACTCTAGAGACTCTTCCTTTAGACTGGATTCTGAATATCAG TCAGCATCAGCATCTGCATCACCATTCCAGTCTACATGGTATAGTGAATCTGAGATAACTCAGGGAGCACGATCGAGAGCACAAAACCCACAACGGGATCATGATTCAAAAAGACCTAAACTTTCTTGTACAAACTGTACATCTACCTCAGCTGGGAGAAATACTGGAAGTGGCTTAAATACAGTATCAG ATGTTCAAGAAAGAGTTCCTTCTTCATATTCACAGGGAGCAAGACCAAAAGAGAATTCAGTGAGCAATTTACAGTTGAATTCATCATCTACCAATCACCAATTGCCTTCTGAACATCAAACAATATCAAGTTCTAGGGACTCTAGCAGAAATTCTTTCAGATCACATTTTTCTCCAAGACAATCAGAATCTTTTCGAAATGCTTCACATCCCacattttcatatctttcaagtAGAGATGATACCCCAGTTATAAGCAATTCAGAAAGGGTTAGTTCATCTCGGAGACCATTTCAAGAATCTTCTGACAATGAAGGTAGGCGTACTACTAGAAGATTGCTGTCACGGATAGCTTCTAGCATGTCATCAACTTTTTTTTCACGAAGATCTGGTCAAGATTCCTTGAATACAAGATCATTGAGTTCTGATAATTATATTTCTCCAAGAACCTTGACTTCACAGTCTCGGAGTAATGGAGCATCGTCCTCTGAAGTCAGTGATAGCAGGACGTCTGAAGCTTCTCAGGGATTTAGATTCCTTAGGCGAAGGTGGGGTTTGTCATCTCTTAGCCAAAATCATAGCTCTGAACCAGATGCGGGAAATTTTAATCAAGAATCAGAAGGTAGAAGTACAGGACCGTGGTTGTCTTCCTCCCTTAGAAATAGATGCACACCTTTGTTCTCTAGGAGGAGGCGAGAGGGAAGAGATGAATCTTCAAGGATATCTGTGTCAGATGTCCCACCTAGATCTCATCTTTTTAGAAGAGAATCAAATGAAGTGGTTCACCTTGAAGCACCAAGTGATCCCCTTGAGGCTGCTGCCAACAGACCACAAGCATCTGGAGCAGCAAGCAGTGTCTCTGCTGGTGGCCCCACACCAGATCTGCCTCAGGGTGGAAGAAGTACAGGACTAGCAGGGATTCTTCCTGGTTCCCTATTCCGGTTTGCGGTCCCACCAACACTCGGAAGCAGTCTGACTGACAATGTCATGATTACTGTAGATATTATTCCTTCAGGCTGGAACGCAGCTGATGGGAAAAGTGATAAAGCTAAAAGTGCACCTTCAAGAGACCCAGAAAAactgcaaaaaataaaagaaag CCTCCTTTTAGAGGActctgaagaagaagaaggagacttATGTAGAATTTGTCAAATGGCAGCTGCATCGTCATCTAATTTACTGATAGAGCCATGCAAATGCACAGGGAGTCTGCAGTATGTCCATCAAGAGTGTATGAAAAAGTGGTTACAGGCCAAAATTAATTCTG GTTCTTCATTAGAAGCTGTAACCACCTGTGAACTCTGTAAAGAGAAGTTGCAACTTAACCTGGAGGATTTTGATATTCATGAACTACATAGAGCTCATGCAAATGAACAA GCTGAGTATGAGTTCATCAGCTCTGGTCTCTACCTAGTTGTCTTACTGCACTTGTGTGAGCAAAGCTTTTCTGATATGATGGGAAACACAATTGAACCAAGCACTCGTGTTCGA CTTCAGAGGATGAGTCTGAAGAAGATGGAGACCATAACAGAACATTTGATATTGCCTAACTTCCTTTAA
- the Marchf7 gene encoding E3 ubiquitin-protein ligase MARCHF7 isoform X4: MESKPSRIPRRISVQPSGSLSTRMVSGNRGAGLNDPYHSRDSSFRLDSEYQSASASASPFQSTWYSESEITQGARSRAQNPQRDHDSKRPKLSCTNCTSTSAGRNTGSGLNTVSDVQERVPSSYSQGARPKENSVSNLQLNSSSTNHQLPSEHQTISSSRDSSRNSFRSHFSPRQSESFRNASHPTFSYLSSRDDTPVISNSERVSSSRRPFQESSDNEGRRTTRRLLSRIASSMSSTFFSRRSGQDSLNTRSLSSDNYISPRTLTSQSRSNGASSSEVSDSRTSEASQGFRFLRRRWGLSSLSQNHSSEPDAGNFNQESEGRSTGPWLSSSLRNRCTPLFSRRRREGRDESSRISVSDVPPRSHLFRRESNEVVHLEAPSDPLEAAANRPQASGAASSVSAGGPTPDLPQGGRSTGLAGILPGSLFRFAVPPTLGSSLTDNVMITVDIIPSGWNAADGKSDKAKSAPSRDPEKLQKIKESLLLEDSEEEEGDLCRICQMAAASSSNLLIEPCKCTGSLQYVHQECMKKWLQAKINSGSSLEAVTTCELCKEKLQLNLEDFDIHELHRAHANEQAEYEFISSGLYLVVLLHLCEQSFSDMMGNTIEPSTRVRFINLARTLQAHMEDLETSEDESEEDGDHNRTFDIA, translated from the exons ATGGAGTCTAAACCTTCCAGGATTCCAAGAAGAATTTCTGTTCAACCCTCTGGCTCTTTAAGTACTAGGATGGTGTCTGGAAACAGAGGAGCTGGTTTAAATGATCCCTATCACTCTAGAGACTCTTCCTTTAGACTGGATTCTGAATATCAG TCAGCATCAGCATCTGCATCACCATTCCAGTCTACATGGTATAGTGAATCTGAGATAACTCAGGGAGCACGATCGAGAGCACAAAACCCACAACGGGATCATGATTCAAAAAGACCTAAACTTTCTTGTACAAACTGTACATCTACCTCAGCTGGGAGAAATACTGGAAGTGGCTTAAATACAGTATCAG ATGTTCAAGAAAGAGTTCCTTCTTCATATTCACAGGGAGCAAGACCAAAAGAGAATTCAGTGAGCAATTTACAGTTGAATTCATCATCTACCAATCACCAATTGCCTTCTGAACATCAAACAATATCAAGTTCTAGGGACTCTAGCAGAAATTCTTTCAGATCACATTTTTCTCCAAGACAATCAGAATCTTTTCGAAATGCTTCACATCCCacattttcatatctttcaagtAGAGATGATACCCCAGTTATAAGCAATTCAGAAAGGGTTAGTTCATCTCGGAGACCATTTCAAGAATCTTCTGACAATGAAGGTAGGCGTACTACTAGAAGATTGCTGTCACGGATAGCTTCTAGCATGTCATCAACTTTTTTTTCACGAAGATCTGGTCAAGATTCCTTGAATACAAGATCATTGAGTTCTGATAATTATATTTCTCCAAGAACCTTGACTTCACAGTCTCGGAGTAATGGAGCATCGTCCTCTGAAGTCAGTGATAGCAGGACGTCTGAAGCTTCTCAGGGATTTAGATTCCTTAGGCGAAGGTGGGGTTTGTCATCTCTTAGCCAAAATCATAGCTCTGAACCAGATGCGGGAAATTTTAATCAAGAATCAGAAGGTAGAAGTACAGGACCGTGGTTGTCTTCCTCCCTTAGAAATAGATGCACACCTTTGTTCTCTAGGAGGAGGCGAGAGGGAAGAGATGAATCTTCAAGGATATCTGTGTCAGATGTCCCACCTAGATCTCATCTTTTTAGAAGAGAATCAAATGAAGTGGTTCACCTTGAAGCACCAAGTGATCCCCTTGAGGCTGCTGCCAACAGACCACAAGCATCTGGAGCAGCAAGCAGTGTCTCTGCTGGTGGCCCCACACCAGATCTGCCTCAGGGTGGAAGAAGTACAGGACTAGCAGGGATTCTTCCTGGTTCCCTATTCCGGTTTGCGGTCCCACCAACACTCGGAAGCAGTCTGACTGACAATGTCATGATTACTGTAGATATTATTCCTTCAGGCTGGAACGCAGCTGATGGGAAAAGTGATAAAGCTAAAAGTGCACCTTCAAGAGACCCAGAAAAactgcaaaaaataaaagaaag CCTCCTTTTAGAGGActctgaagaagaagaaggagacttATGTAGAATTTGTCAAATGGCAGCTGCATCGTCATCTAATTTACTGATAGAGCCATGCAAATGCACAGGGAGTCTGCAGTATGTCCATCAAGAGTGTATGAAAAAGTGGTTACAGGCCAAAATTAATTCTG GTTCTTCATTAGAAGCTGTAACCACCTGTGAACTCTGTAAAGAGAAGTTGCAACTTAACCTGGAGGATTTTGATATTCATGAACTACATAGAGCTCATGCAAATGAACAA GCTGAGTATGAGTTCATCAGCTCTGGTCTCTACCTAGTTGTCTTACTGCACTTGTGTGAGCAAAGCTTTTCTGATATGATGGGAAACACAATTGAACCAAGCACTCGTGTTCGA TTTATTAACCTTGCAAGAACTCTTCAGGCACATATGGAAGATCTCGAAA CTTCAGAGGATGAGTCTGAAGAAGATGGAGACCATAACAGAACATTTGATATTGCCTAA